From the Candidatus Zixiibacteriota bacterium genome, one window contains:
- a CDS encoding MMPL family transporter produces MKKFANFIIRFRLPILVGIVLLTIFFAYELTKVKIDSDILNYLPQDDPVVILFREIGEKFGGNSLAIIALETQDVFNPATLARIDTVTSRFQALPEISQVLSLTDILDIKKIPDGIEVGKLISSGRIPQNPEELQKLREYALSKEMYRDNLVSSNGHIALIIARVREDADKGKIAKQMKEIVQTTKGDEKIYYAGIPFQMVFLTDIITGDLGKLIPLVSLLVILVLYLSFGSIRGVILPLATVLISAIWVLGIMTWVKIDLTIASASIPVLLIAIGSAYGIHLISRYKEDAATQYEELKLDSIQRSIANMAPPIIMAAVTTLIGFLAFLFSYLTMIKEFGVFASLGIFFAMVLSLIFIPIVLSYLSPWKPRLNAKKQHAAWVTKFMDLIADKILAYNKLILLSGVLVIIAAIVLIPRLHREVNMVEYFKHDSEIRQAEDMMERDFGGSIPVQILVQGDIKDPLVLKQMYSFEKYLRTLPYINDPQSVADLIIELNEQMNDQYGIPDTREGIANLWVFIDGNKVMEQLVADNNTLAQIQAKIGTVSSTQVIEVVDSINQYLDMNVPQKLFRLNLAALPDSIRVKILDHQLSQATQMILFDAEYQGVSQLDSNLVLSVLRTVDSPTVQHLDLQEIDTINQILTAYFQSDAADIIIDDNSVIRRVVSGLSPLFTESIPTEDQIISILRQKVPSQMYIDDPEAIEYAAIALRGIIAEGRCRIIVDDLANKITELTPGISLTELPDFRKDIQGNIWTLVEHNTGLQSSQMQLAGLSESSIDDQVEFTTNQTGMPIIFKNLDSNILKSQIFSLLAAMTFVFLLLTIRFRSFIGGLISLVPITATILCNFILMAILNIPLDTVSVMIGSVAIGIGVDYTIHFLTRFQKEFQGGKSEQEALRVTLETTGKAILINAFSVMMGFLVLIFGNIVPMQRFGYLLAFTMITSALGAITLLPALILVTKARFIGEFDSTIHNISHRINDIKSYANMKKNLVKNQPEGK; encoded by the coding sequence ATGAAGAAATTCGCAAACTTTATTATCAGATTCCGGCTTCCCATACTTGTCGGGATTGTACTCTTGACAATCTTCTTTGCATATGAATTGACCAAGGTAAAAATAGACAGCGACATCCTAAACTACCTGCCGCAGGACGATCCTGTGGTCATACTCTTTCGGGAAATCGGTGAAAAATTCGGTGGAAACTCTCTGGCCATCATTGCTCTGGAAACTCAAGATGTGTTTAATCCTGCTACTTTAGCCAGAATCGATACTGTTACCTCAAGATTTCAGGCACTTCCCGAAATCAGCCAGGTGCTAAGCCTTACTGATATTCTCGATATTAAGAAAATTCCCGATGGTATTGAAGTTGGCAAACTTATCTCCAGCGGGCGCATTCCTCAAAACCCGGAAGAACTTCAAAAGTTGAGGGAGTATGCTCTTTCAAAGGAAATGTATCGTGATAATCTTGTCTCCTCAAACGGGCACATAGCCTTGATTATTGCCAGAGTTAGGGAGGATGCGGATAAGGGCAAGATAGCTAAGCAGATGAAAGAAATCGTACAAACTACTAAAGGGGATGAAAAAATATATTACGCTGGAATTCCTTTCCAGATGGTATTCCTTACAGATATTATCACCGGAGATCTCGGCAAACTTATTCCTCTTGTTTCACTGCTGGTAATATTAGTGCTCTATTTAAGTTTTGGCAGTATTCGAGGTGTAATCCTTCCATTGGCAACAGTGCTAATTAGCGCTATCTGGGTATTAGGTATAATGACTTGGGTGAAGATTGACCTCACGATAGCATCAGCCTCGATACCAGTACTACTAATAGCAATCGGCAGCGCTTATGGCATTCACCTGATTAGCAGATACAAAGAAGATGCGGCAACTCAATATGAAGAACTAAAATTGGATAGTATCCAGCGCTCCATAGCAAATATGGCACCTCCCATTATAATGGCCGCGGTTACTACCTTAATAGGTTTTTTAGCTTTCCTTTTTTCTTATTTAACCATGATTAAAGAATTCGGTGTGTTTGCCTCCTTAGGGATATTCTTTGCTATGGTGTTATCGTTGATATTTATACCGATTGTGCTTTCATATCTGTCTCCCTGGAAGCCTCGTTTGAATGCTAAAAAGCAACATGCTGCCTGGGTTACCAAATTTATGGATTTAATTGCTGACAAAATATTAGCATATAATAAGCTAATTCTTCTGAGTGGTGTTTTGGTGATAATAGCCGCTATAGTTCTTATCCCCCGATTGCATCGGGAAGTAAATATGGTAGAGTACTTTAAGCACGACAGCGAGATTCGCCAGGCAGAAGATATGATGGAGAGAGATTTCGGCGGCTCTATACCGGTGCAAATCTTAGTTCAAGGAGATATTAAGGATCCCCTGGTACTGAAACAGATGTACTCTTTTGAGAAATATCTGCGCACCCTTCCCTATATCAACGATCCTCAATCTGTGGCTGATCTGATCATTGAGCTAAATGAGCAAATGAATGATCAATATGGAATCCCGGATACCCGCGAAGGTATTGCTAATCTCTGGGTTTTTATTGATGGTAATAAAGTCATGGAGCAATTAGTTGCTGATAATAATACTCTTGCTCAAATCCAGGCTAAGATTGGAACGGTCAGCTCAACCCAAGTCATAGAGGTTGTGGACAGCATCAATCAGTATCTTGATATGAATGTTCCCCAAAAACTATTCAGATTGAATCTTGCAGCTTTACCTGATTCTATTCGAGTAAAAATACTAGATCATCAATTGTCCCAGGCAACCCAAATGATTTTATTTGATGCTGAGTATCAAGGGGTAAGCCAATTGGACTCAAATTTAGTTTTATCTGTATTAAGAACAGTCGATTCTCCTACAGTTCAACATCTTGACCTCCAAGAAATTGATACCATCAATCAGATTCTCACCGCTTATTTTCAGAGTGACGCGGCTGATATTATCATTGATGATAATTCAGTAATCCGGAGGGTGGTCTCAGGATTGTCGCCTCTCTTCACAGAATCTATTCCAACAGAGGATCAGATTATATCTATATTGCGTCAAAAGGTTCCATCACAAATGTATATTGATGACCCGGAAGCTATTGAATACGCAGCAATTGCCTTAAGGGGAATTATCGCCGAAGGTCGCTGTCGGATTATTGTCGATGATTTGGCAAATAAAATAACAGAGCTTACACCAGGTATTTCATTAACGGAATTACCCGATTTTCGCAAAGATATTCAGGGAAACATCTGGACGCTTGTAGAGCATAATACAGGTTTACAATCGAGCCAGATGCAGTTAGCGGGGCTTTCCGAGTCCTCGATTGATGATCAAGTGGAATTTACAACAAATCAAACAGGCATGCCTATTATTTTTAAAAACCTCGACTCAAACATCTTAAAAAGCCAGATTTTCAGCCTGTTGGCGGCAATGACATTTGTTTTCCTGCTTCTTACTATCCGTTTTCGCTCTTTTATCGGAGGTTTGATTTCTCTTGTTCCCATCACAGCAACTATTTTATGTAATTTTATCCTTATGGCAATTCTAAATATTCCCCTTGATACAGTCAGCGTAATGATAGGAAGTGTAGCTATAGGAATTGGGGTAGATTATACTATTCATTTCCTGACTCGATTCCAGAAAGAGTTCCAGGGCGGAAAATCAGAACAAGAAGCCCTTCGCGTAACTTTGGAAACTACCGGTAAGGCTATTCTTATTAATGCATTTTCAGTTATGATGGGATTTTTAGTTTTGATTTTTGGCAATATCGTTCCTATGCAGAGGTTTGGTTATCTGTTAGCATTTACAATGATTACCAGCGCTCTTGG